aattaaaagaatcatatcagattattacgaaaaattgtactctaacaaatttgcaaacctagaagaaatggatgaattcctagaaaaacactacctacctaaactaacacaatcagaagtggaacaactaaatagacccataacaaaagaagagattgaaacggtaatcaaaaaactcccaacaaaaaaaagccctggcccggatggctttactgcagttctaccaaactttcagagaagagttaacaccactagtactaaaggtatttcagagcatagaaaaggacggaatactaccaaactcattctatgaagccaccatctccctgataccaaaaccaggtaaaggcatcacaaaaaaagaatattacagacctatatccctcatgaacacagatgcaaaaatctcaacaaaattctagccaatagaattcaacaacatatcaaaaaaataactcaccatgaccaagtgggatttgtaccaggtatgcaaagctggtttaatattagaaaaaccattaatgcaatacaccacataaataaaacaaaagataaaaaccacatgatcttatcaattgatgcagaaaaggcatttgacaaagttcaacacccatttatgataaaaactttcaccaaaataggaattgaaggaaaattcctcaacataataaagggcatctatgcaaagccaacagccaatatcactctaaatggaaagaacctgaaagcatttcccttgagtacgggaaccagacaaggatgccctttatcactgctcttattcaacattgtgctagaagtcctagccacagcaattaggctagacaaagaaataaagggcatccggactggcaaagagaaagtaaaagtatctctacttgcagatgacatgatcttatgcacagaaaaccccaatgaatccaccagaaaactactgaaactaatagatgagtttggcagagtctcaggttatgagataaacatacaaaaatcagttggattcctctacatcaataaaaagaacatcgaagaggaaataaccaaatcaataccattcacagtagcccccaagaagataaaatacttaggaataaatcttaccaaggatgtaaaagacctatacaaagaaaactacaaagctctactacaagaaattcaaaaggacatacttaagtggaaaaacataccttgctcatggataggaagacttaatatagtaaaaatgtctattctaccaaaagccatctatacatacaatgcacttccgatccaaattcccatgtcgttttttaaggtgatagagaaacaaatcaccaacttcatatggaagggaaagaagcctcggataagcaaagctttactgaaaaagaagaagaaagtgggaggcctcactctacctgatttcagaagttattatacagccacagtagtcaaaacagcctggtattggtacaacaacaggcacatagaccaatggaacagaattgagaacccagatataaatccatccacatacgagcagctgatatttgacaaaggctcagagtcagttaattggggaaaagatagtctttttaacaaatggtgctggcataattggatatccatttgcaaaaaaatgaaacaggacccatacctcacaccaagcacaaaaactaactccaagtggatcaaagacctaaacataaagactaaaacgataaagatcatggaagaaaaaatagggacaaccttaggagccctaatacaaggcataaacagaatacaaaacattaccaaaaatgatgaagagaaacccgataactgggagctcctaaaaatcaaacacctatgctcatctaaagacttcaccaaaagagtaaaaagaccacctacagactgggaaagaattttcagctatgacatctccgaccagcgcctgatctctaaaatctatatgattctgtgaaaactcaatcataaaaagacaaacaacccaatcaagaagtgggcaaaggatatgaacacacacttcactaaagaagatattcaggcagccaacagatacatgagaaaatgctctcgatcattagccattagagaaatgcaaattaaaactacgatgagattccatctcactccaacaaggctggcattaatccaaaaaacacaaaataataaatgttggagaggctgcggagagattggagctcttatacactgctggtgggaatgtcaaatggtacaaccactttggaaatctatctggcgttatcttaaacagttagaaatagaactaccatacaatccataaatcccactcctcggaatataccctagagaaataagagccttcacacaaacagatatatgcacacccatgtttattgcagctctgtttacaatagcaaaaagttggaagcaaccaaggtgtccatcaacggatgaatgggtaaataaattgtggtatattcacacaatggaatactacgcatcgataaagaatagtgacgattctatgaaacattccataacatggtggaatctggaaggcattatgctgagcgaaattagtcagaggcaaaaggacaaatattgtataagaccactattataagatcttgagaaatagtataaactgagaagaacacatacttctgtggttacgaggtggggagggagggagggtggaggagggttttttactgattaattagtagataagaactgctttaggtgaagggaaggacaatactcaatacatggaaggtcagctcaactggactggaccaaaagcaaagaagtttccgggataaagtgaatgcttcaaaggtcagcggaacaagggcgggggttttgggaccatggtttaagaggacttctaagtcaattggcaaaataattctattatgaaaacattctgcgtcccactttgaaatgtggcgtctggggtcttaaatgctaacaagcagctatctaggatgcatcaattggtctcaacccccctggagcaaaggagaatgaagaacaccaaggccacacgacaactaaaagcccaagagacagaaagggccacatgaaccagagatctacatcaccctgagaccagaagaactagttggtgcccggccacaatcgatgactgccctgacagggagcacaacagagaacccctgagggaggaggagatcagtgggatgcagaccccaaattctcataaaaagaccatacttaatgggctgactgagactagaggaatcccggcggtcatggtccccaaaccttctgttggcacaggacaggaaccacccccgaagacaactcatcagacatgaaagggactggacagtgggtaggtgagagatgctgatgaagagtgagctaattatatcaagtggtcactagagactgtgttggcatctcctgtctggaggggggatgagaggatagagagagttggaagctggcaaaattgtcacgaaaggagagactggaagggctgactcattagggggagagcaagtgggagtacggagtaaggtgtatataaagttaaatgtgacagtctgacttgatttgtaaacgttcacttgaagctcaataaacgttaataaaaatgtatatatatatgccaagTAATAAGAAGATTTTTGAAGGAAATATTCCCAAAAGTGCAACTCTAGTTCTTCCTGGGAAGAAATTTTCAAATGAGGCTCTTCATGCACGTTTCACATTAATTGAGGTTTTCTTACATTGCTTTATTTTACACAGATAATATTTTCACAGACACTAGTgttaaaatgacaaaaacaaaacaacaaaaaaagcagagctaagaaacaataaaacaaaacattttgacCTAATACATGTTCCCAAATATAAATTTCAATACTTGAATTCAAATGTTCTATTTTCTATTAAAAAGTTAGTGTTGTAACTCATTATGAGTAGAAAGAAACAAAACGAACATATTCCTACAGTTGTATATCCTTATCACAGAAAACCTCTAGGGGCATTTGAATTCTCCTTTTGTGTGGTCCTAAGTCCTGGTGTTCACGGTCCTCAGAGCCTAAATCCCACCCCAATTATACTGCAGTGACCTCATATGAAGTGAACAGATAATTAACCTTGAACTAAAGCCTAAGGCAGAAGGGGAGGGGAACCTGAAACTGAGAAGACACACAGGACTGGTAAGGTAATTAagcagccttggtgatagaacacTCCACCATTCCGGAATGAAAGTGTCTGTTGAGGGCAGACACAGAATTGTCCTTTGCTTCCTCTTACTCCATGTATAAGAACCCATACAGTGAAGAAACGGGAGAAAACGTGCCCCATCCTACTCCTACTGTGCCTATTGGGGTCTTTCCACTTCATGCCTGACTGCCAGTAGTAACCAAAGGAAAGATAAATCTCTGTGAATTTTGATAACATTGATATATTTTGATAAATTTCCTCAATTCTTCTGATGTCCTCAGAAAGAGGAAATTTTAACATCGTCATCTGTATCCATGGAAGAAGACTCTGCTAACTGGTGAGACTATTATCCACCCAATTTGTTTTTAGGAGAGAAAAAATGAGAGAATGTTCTGAGAATCCAAGGTGTTTCTTGACCATCCCACTGAATGTGCAGACCACACTTGTTTTGTTTAAATGAAAGCTGGGGCAGGgcgggaggggagggagaaaaatTGTTACAAATGATACCTTTGTAAATGTGAGAATGAGGACGAAGTGGACATTGACGAACTCACTGTATTGTCTCAGGCAAGACCACTGTCATGGTTGTAGTTTATAGGGAGAGAGAAGATGCTCCTTCACAGCAGCCGTTACTCTCTACTTGCTAGTAATTAGGTGAGAAGTGACAACCTGGACATCGCAGATTTTACTAAAAACCTTTCTATTTGACATCAACTAGAAAAGATGCCATCCTAGTGTGATACTAAGGTAGGCCTTTTCCCCTATTCTGCCTAGGGCCTTCTTCGTATTATTTTTAACCACCTTCACAAACCTacgcttttctttttattttattgtattttatttgtcACGAAGGTCAAGAGcatatttatcaaatgacttttggaagcagtcagtagaaaagagaaagattgTGTTAATCACTTTACATGCGGAACATATCCTAAACCGCCTAcctgtaaaaccaaacccattgtgatctaatcgattccaactcagaggaaccctgtaggacacagtagatttgccccatagggtttccaagggaagcAGACTATCTCATCTTGCTCCCGTGGAGCTGGTGGGCTAgcaccatcaacctttcagttagcagcagagcactgtgccaccagggctgaaaACCCCTACACCTGCCTAGTAATCTCCTAAGGCATGGGAGGTGATAAAACTTTTCTTGCTTCCTGGACAGACGCACTTTTGTTGCATCCTCTGCCTTTTTCTAAACTGCCTTTAATGCCAATCATATTTCAATTTGCTGTaatatcacaagaaaaaaaaatacagttgcaCACAAATACATTCatactcacggcaaccccattcATGTTAGGGTTGAACtattctccataggattttcagtggctggtttatTGCAAGTAGATTATcaagtttttcttctgaggtagctTTCTGtgtactcaaaccaccaaccttttgggtagcagcccagcacattaactGCTTCCATTTACAATAAGAAAATGGAGCTATACTGTATAATGCTATTTTCCTGGGACTTTTCTGATCAACTTCGCTCCAAACTGAATCAAACCATGTTAAGGGCAAAGCAAAAGTGAATATAACCAGAAGATCCAGACTACTGAGTTCATATCTGAGTGGAATAATTATCTGTGTTATCTTTATTTCCACAGACAAGAATCAGCATGCCTGAGAAACTAGCCAACACGACCATCATAATGGAATTCTTGCTCGTGGGATTCCCTGATGACTGGATGCTACAGAGAATGTATGCCGCCCTCTTCTTCCTCATTTACCTCACAGCACTGATGGGGAACCTCCTCATTGTCACCCTCACCACCACTGATGGGCGTCTCCATTctcccatgtatttcttcctgaaGAATTTGTCCTTGATTGATATCTGCTACATCTCTGTCACTGTCCCCAAGTCCATCATGAACTCTCTGACTAAGAGTCATTCTATCTCCTTCCTAGGATGTGcctcacaaattttttttttcattttttttgctggCACAGAGTATGCCCTCCTTATagtcatgtcctatgaccgctatacCGCCATCTGCCATCCTTTGCACTATGAGACCACTATGAATAGAGGCGCCTGTGTGCAGATGGTGACTGCATCGTGGCTCTGCGGATGTGTCTATGGATCTATCCACGCAGCAGGTACATTCTCTGTCAATTTCTGTGGACCTAAAATAGTGCACCAGTTCTTCTGTGACATTCCATCACTGCTTACACTTGCTTGTCCTGGGGAACAAATTCTAGAATATGCGTTTATAATTGCCAgcttttcctttgcctttttaTGCTTCCTTTTCATGATTGCCTCATATGTTCACATTTTCTCAGCTGTCTTAAGGATTCCATCTGCTCAAGGCAAGTTCAGAACTGTCTCCACCTGCATGCCCCACCTCACTGTGGTGGTCTTGTTCCTCTTTTCTGGCCTTGTTACATATTTAGGTACAAACTATAAATCTACATCATCACCGAATCTGCTCATGTCTGTATTATACTCTATGTTACCTCCCAGCTTGAATCCTGTTATATATAGCCTGAGGAATGAGGATATGAAATTAGCCCTAGGCAAATTACTGGGTGGTAAAATGTTGCCGAAGACGTAAGTATTCTGctatctttaaaatatttggaGTGCATTTTCTCTTAAGTCAAAAgaagtttttaaaatgtattttgacCATCTATATCTTTGGAACACAAAAAATATCTTCAAGTTTAAAAATTCTCCTCCATATTGACTTGGGACAGCCTTGTCACTTTgatttttagtgatttttttgctttacttttcagcattacatttatttaaaaatatacatttctTTTATCACGTTGACATTTAATTTGGGCCAAATGTTTTGAAAAAGTGAGTTGAGGGGAATTGGAGGAAGGAGATGAAACAGTCATAAATAGTTCTTTGTGTAACATCTACTGTAGAATAAAGTGTTGTGTAActctgccacgcacacacacacacacacacacacacacacatatatataggggccctggtggcatagtggttaagagctcagctgccaaccaaaagtttggcagttcaaattaccatctactccttggaaatcctatgcgctatgaggcagttctattctgtcctatatggtcagaaccgacggcacttaacaacaacatatatgtatatatatggcatGGACACTTAATAAAGGCAGATGGGTATGTTAACATTACTATAGCCTCCATTTCTCCTGTCACAGCTACACTAGACTCTATATTCTTTAATCAAAATCAGACCCActgatttttatattcttttcttgGAAGGTTGTGGAGCATCTAGAAACACACAATGCAGTGAATAATCCTTACTTTAAGGTTATTCTGGTGGTTTCATCTCCTTCTTTGCCATTGTGAGACACTTCCTCTTTACATTATCATATATTATTTCTTCAAAGTTAACATACTATCAATTTTCTGTCACTGTATTTTACAACTTTCCTATAGCAGTACAAAATAGGAGTAAGGAGAATCCTTTGGCTGTCTTACTATTCTACACATTTTTCTTATcatcataatttttttattttagaatttaaaaataaataataatttcacCCACTCGAGTTTCTGGAATTGTTATAGATACacttaaaatttataaaaatacttaCGTAGCTACAATCATAAGGAGCCCTTAtgatgcaatgattaagcactaggctgttaactggaaggtcacaggttcgaattcaccaactgctccgcAAGAGAAAAAACCTGAAGATCTGATCCTGTAAggattatagtctagaaaacccttAGGACAATTTCAAGGCACTCAACAGCTACAATCACAGATCAGTCGTAATCCATAAGGGCGATGAttcaaattaataaatattaacaGTTACCATTAAGTgactctgactcaaggtgaccccatctGCATCACAGTAGAAGTGTGCTCTGTAAGAttttcaaaggctaatttttcagaagtagattaccaagcctttcttctcaggtgcctctgggtgaacttgaacctccaaacttttggttagcagtggaacacttaactgtttgcaccaactaAGGGTTCCTCTTACCTCATAAACAGTACTAAATGCTCCAGGTTTCATGAAGTTAGAAactcttttttccttctatttctctaTTTACTTACCTCCTCTTTCTGCCACTATACCCACTCTCCTGTCCTGCTTTTGATGAAGTTAGAATAAGATAGGTGGCTTCTGTCTATGTTTGCCTTAGCCAACTGAACTGAGTTCTCGAAAATGGACTGTGTTCTTTCTCTGGAATATGTTCTTCCCCCAAACCCCCCAAGATCTCTGACGGCTCCATTAGTGGCTATCTATTCCTTTAATTTTCTCACCTATGCTTACATTGTATAACTGTCTGTTTTCAAGAAATTAGTTACATTGCTAAGTATTTGTTGTAGAATAGTATCAGGTGACATTTTATTAAAATAGTTGGTATTAATTTTTCTTATTGAATAAAATTAATGTTATTTTCTTCAATACTATAAAAATGTATATGTGAAAAATAACTGTGGCCTTTTAAGGAAAATGAACACTGTCTTAATTCTTTTTTACTCACGATCAGCACTGACCAATAGACATATAATGCAAAACACAttggtaattttaaattttctactcACTAGCtagaaacctggtggtgcagtgatgaaagcactgggctgctaactgaaaggtcaccagttctactatgcaggagaaagatgtgcagactaggaaaccctgtggggcagttctgcttctgtaaagatgtgcagacttggaagccccatggaacagttctactctgtcctgtagtgtcgttataagtcataatcaactcgacggcagtgggtttgcttggttttttttagtttttagtgccccccaaaaaacccaaaacccattgccatcgagtcaattctgactcatagtgaccctataggacagagtaaaaccacaCAGTgcttccacggagcgcctggtggattcaaactgctgaacttttggttagtagacatattcttaaccactaccacaCCAGGATTTCCAGATTTTTTGTagctagctaaaaaaaaaagaaagaagcaaagtcAATCTTTATTAATTTATcgatttaaacaaataaaaatattattttagcaTACAATGCATAGAACATTATTTcagatgttttatatatttttcatacTAATTTTTTCAGTGACACAAGTTAGATCAATCATTTTTGTTGAATGATGGATGTACCCAAAAGTTAACATCGCTCTAATTTTGATCAATTAAATACATTGCGATCaattcttattttattattatgattCCTATATATTTACCTACCtgtttttatatttacatattttatccttctacattctattttttatctagttattttattttattattttttaaataacttttattgtgctttaagtgaaaatttacaaatcaagtcagtctctcacacaaaaacccatctacaccttgctacacactcccaattactctcccccactctctctttttgtgtccattccatcagcttctaaccccctcgaccctctcatcccccctccaggcaggagatgccaacatagtctcaagtgtccacctgatccaagaagctcattcctcaccagcatccctctccaggcCATTGACCAGTCCAATacatgtgtgaagagttggcttcgggaatggttcctgccctgggccaacagaaggtctgggggccaagaccaccagggtccttctactctcagtcagaccattaagtctggtattatgagaatttggggtctgcatcccactgctctcctgctccctcaggggttctctattgtgttccctgtcagggcagtcattggttgtagccgggcaccatctagttcttctggtctcaggatgatgtagtctctggttcatgtggccctttctgtctcttgggctcgtaattgccttgtgtctttgatgctgttcattctcctttgatccaggtgggttgagaccaattgcatCTTAGATATCTGCtcgctagcctttaagaccccagatgccactcttcaaagtgggatgcagaatgttttgttaatagattttattatgcccattgagttagatgtcccctgaaaccatagtccccagacccctgcccctgctacggtgggctttgaagcattcagtttattcaggaaacttctttgcttttggtttagtccaattgtgctgacctcctctgtattgtgtgctgtctttcacttcacctaaagtagtttttatctgctATGttattagtgaacacccctctcccactctccctccctcccccctctcgtaaccacaaaagaatattttcttctcagtttaaactatttctcaagttcttataagacTAGTCTTATACattacttgtccttttgcaactgactaatttcactcagcataatgccttccaggttcctccatgttatgaaatgtttcacagattcatcactgttctttatcgatgcgtagtattccattgtgtgaatataccataatttatttatccattcatccattgatgggcaccttggttgcttccatctttttgctattgtaaacagtgttggaatgaacatgggtgtgcatatatctgttcgtgtaaaggctcttatttgtctatgatgtattccaaggagtgggattgctggatcatatggtagttctatttctaactttttttaaggaagtgccaaatcgatttccaaagtggttgttccatttgacattcccaccagcagtgtagaagtgttctaatctctccacagcctctccaacatttattatttcgt
Above is a window of Loxodonta africana isolate mLoxAfr1 chromosome 2, mLoxAfr1.hap2, whole genome shotgun sequence DNA encoding:
- the LOC100659864 gene encoding olfactory receptor 14A16-like, encoding MPEKLANTTIIMEFLLVGFPDDWMLQRMYAALFFLIYLTALMGNLLIVTLTTTDGRLHSPMYFFLKNLSLIDICYISVTVPKSIMNSLTKSHSISFLGCASQIFFFIFFAGTEYALLIVMSYDRYTAICHPLHYETTMNRGACVQMVTASWLCGCVYGSIHAAGTFSVNFCGPKIVHQFFCDIPSLLTLACPGEQILEYAFIIASFSFAFLCFLFMIASYVHIFSAVLRIPSAQGKFRTVSTCMPHLTVVVLFLFSGLVTYLGTNYKSTSSPNLLMSVLYSMLPPSLNPVIYSLRNEDMKLALGKLLGGKMLPKT